acaaatattatgatccACTAAACTATTTGTAAtagtatcatattttttcatctATTTTATAACAACCAATTAAATTGTGCTGCCATTAcctattaatactaaaatgagTGAATGAAAGTTAAAcgcatttatatgtatattatacacagttcacacgactatatatattatggttatgacttatggttatttatgttttcaacaATACGTTTAGAATTGTGTACACTTGTTTAATAACTTTAGAAATCAACGATCTGGATGCTCTTTCACTCGAAAACAAAGCTGAACTTAATGTCAGATCTCGTTGAGTGCGTTGCAACATAATCACGATGAGTTGTTTGTTTTTGTTGGGCATGTCGTACCACGGCATGTTATAAATGTGATTAGACAAACGTGTGTGctgtaaaaaaacataaaaataattaactgtaagTGTGTgacattttatttcgtataatGTACAGTATGTAGTTACATAATcaacaattatataacaattttatataatcgaattttaataattgatgagTTTAACTAAGCATAGGTACTTCACAGTATTCAGCTGATCTagatgaaacacatttttttcaagaatattatTGAGGATGACTGGAGGATATCATAGTTTTCgaccaggtacctacctacttataattttaagacagtcacatattttaaactaaaccaAAAATAACAGTCTAACAAACTAAAAAGTTATAGTAATGGCTTTATACCTATATTCTTAGTACTAACTGTACAAATACCTAAACTAAAATCtgaaaaccattttttaatcCGTGAATGTAAAATGGTGGTCGATGTTACGTttacgaaatttaaaaaatactcacTGTAATAGTACTTTTCTGTTCTAGAATAATGACCCACGAGAatgaacatttatttgaaaatttgagtctcgtataacaatatttcaacTGTTTCCCGTAAGATATACTggatgtatatattgtatgtactatgtaatgaatattgattatattaaaactgaatcatttattttaaattattattcttatttttttatttacagaatCAAATCTATTATTGaacataggtagttattattgtttaaatattgatgcAATTTTAGACATAATTGGAAGTTGTTGGTTGTAAcagtcttaaaaataatgaccTCACTAGTAAATTGCTATTTTCCATAACTGATTACTCACCagaattagttattaatatgtaacttaTTAGATGTGGTATATTtcgtaattaaatttgaattttattaaaactgaaataaccaaattaaaaattgcattatacctaatttattaaccAAAGATTTGGGTAAGGTGTGGAAtgtggaaatattattatattattcaccgGGAAAATAGTCAAACACATTCCCGACTTAGGGGTAAAAAGAGAAGAGCAAATGTTCAACAAATTTGTTAAAAGattgaataatgttattattgttatttcattttgctaattaagcattaaaaatattttaccaagcTTAGGACGACTTCTCCGATATGACAGTGAAAACAAATTGggagtaaattaaataatatcgaaCCAGCAATTTTCACCTTATAACCAAGGGAAGcatttacctattaaaaatacacaacgatattattttttaaaatatatacagttatattgTTCATCGAACAAACAATtcgattgaaataataaattattagatattatacttttgttaaattgtaaataaggATGGCCAGTATTACTTGCACTACGATTATTTCAATTAGGATCATCCACTTGAAATATGACTTTAAATcatctaaaaatctaaaacatagaaatttataaaagtatgtCTACAGGGTTAAgaatatttaatctaaaatattctataaaattatattttagattctgagcagataGTGAGAGAGAGTGAGAAATTTAactggttttacaatgatagcCATACCACctcatatttttagtatatttttatatttaatgtgatagtactatcatttaatatttataaacttataaattattatttattacttctaTAGTTTAATAAACGTTGAACATTTGTGatcattaggtactatatttttatgttatagttATACACGTGTAGTTTGTTTTTATGggctcaaaaaattatattatatgatatttttggaaCAATTTTATCCGgggaaaaatataaacaaaagtaTGAACATACAAAGCTACTAgcattatttaagaaatacacTACTATTGTACATTACATGAAtcatgaattttatttaaaaaaaataaaaacaattcaagttttaaaaaaattaattcatttttagattttagggttccgtacggtaaaacggaaccctattactaaggctccgctgtccgtccgtccatCCGTGTGTCActaggctgtatctcatgaaccatgaaagttagaaagttgaaattttcacagattatgtatttctgttgccactATAACagcaaatactaaaaattccacaatatataatataagcagtgttgccaacatgtttagagctgatgatggtacggaacccttcgtgcgcgagtctgactcgcacttggccggttttttttaacaattattaatgatactaaaaactaaaaagtccgatttattattgtacaaataagGTTATTtgcctattatattttaggaataTTTGGTGTCTTGGAGCCAAGTTTACGCACATGTAGGCCATTTGGGCTGTGTCCCCCTCCGTTGTAGAggatatacgtaataatataactaatatataataatattattatttacgttataTAAACGTTATCTATggtaaagataaaatatttttaactaagctgtaatttaattataattaagttattctcttattaataatatatataaatatataaatataactttataaatttaagttaaacattttaattaacttattgtCTTGTTGATGCTACCTTACTTAcacatataaaaacaatattatatattattatacacgcgtcatattattttccactcagaaactaaaaatagaattttaaattgttaaacatgaaaaaatgtagtaaaatatttaaatatataatgtgtaaatcAATTCTAATCCAAACACTAAAAccatatacttattagttacttCCAACTCAAtccatacattataataatgtatagtgtatatataaatattttagcacAATAGCACTTgactgttatttaaaataaaaacagtgttCGAACTGTTGAAGTGAGTGGATGGCATCCCTcggatttttataatttacactttCCATTCATCCACTTATTTTGAGCCACTTCGACCACTGAGTaaagaagtatattatattgtattgtcttaataaataataatacttacttaataattatttgatggtGACGTATACAATCAATAAAAAGCGTTTGGAACTGTTtatccattttatatttaaatgcatcGTTAATTCcatttaataacatttcaaaCTGGGTAATTAATTCATTCAAAAATACCATATAACCCAAATTGAACGATAAAACCgaaatgtatagaataatagtaaatatgaCTTGCAGTGTATAAATGATTCCAtacatacttaatttattagtgTCAACAATCTaggaatgaaaaatattcattaatttatatgagatatcaataatgaattacaagttatacgatatacctacacatacctaatacatacgaattatacgtatacatattagttataacttataattaatattatgtaatacatattatcaactacttttatatacctaataaatacttattgtaCTCAACacataaaatcttttatttttgaaaaacgaaTTCAAACatcattactattaaatatgcactaatattgtagtaaatatgttattatcggtaaatgattattttccatattaactttaataatggTGTTGATTAGCAAAGAAAAGATCGATGTAGCCGATTGGATGtttagtaaatacaaatatgagaTATAGTTTGACATTTATTCCATTAATAATTGGACCGGAACGATCCTGTGCAACAATCGGGTACCTCCACTATTTTCAAAAtgcatgttttttatattttctgatgaagagtaggtacctacccaattTTGTCTACAGCTTGGTGCAGTAAAGTATAAACAGGCACATTCGTTCATTGGATAAGCTAATATCATACAAATGGAGATTTATGGTTACAGAATTCGATGCAATAACATGGTATTATTGTATGTCTTCTGATATGAACAATtccaaaatattgaaataccgGGTTCTTGCAACGGaccgttaatttattttttatggtggatttttatgtttttctgtGTTATGGGATTATTAACCTTTATGGGAAAACGTCAAAAGACGGTTCCTatctgtacaaaatataaattattggtgTTGTAATTGTTAATAACATGTCCTTGTATTAAGGGATCAATTGaaaaaatcataacaattttgattatttgaatttatgaaaaatattacacttaCTCATTAGTCATCTAGACATATAGTATACTAACTTACCGTAGGCCAAAACAAGACGAAATGTGCTCGGTTGTCCAATGGCAGTTTGCCAATATCGTTTATGGTCGATATCAAAGGCCCAAGTGCAATAGACAATGATAGTATTGCTAAAGGTattgataaacttttaactGTTTTTATGTTTCTTTTATAAGCCGCATTTGAATGTAATGCTCTTTTATTGGACCATTGGATAAATTTAGTCTGTATGCAATTGTAATTGGACATAATggcttctttttttattataaataccacaAAAATTGAAGTGAAATAAAAACCAACTATCATGTACTGAATTAACTCCATAACAAAAGGCATTCTATAGTTTCCTTCCAAAATAGTAAACGCTGCAGCCACAGATACCTGATAATTCatacacaaaattatacaatttatatacgcCATTAATAATTAAGATGTATTAAGGAGGGGGAGGCTAAACAAAGTAAATTAGAATTTGATATCCGTTACCTTATACTAGGTCGTTACTGCTATATATCCCATAAAACTATAAACGTAATAACCTCtacaaataattgataatatgtaaaatttttctgcaaaacagtttttagaaataataatatgatggtttgTACTTAgccttttattatataagatttataCCATAAGACGGACAATGAGAGGGGGCTGAAGCCTTTTTAGTTTGTAAATTTCATCATCTTGCCCCTAATAGTTATTGGTACAATGTCATTTAAATGGGGAGGGGGGAatagtgaattattatttaatttctgttgaacaacattttgtaataatcaaaaaaacctttttaaatAACTCTATATTGTAACATATACTAGTAAATTAGGAAcactatgtttaaattttaaataatactatatgggtaatataatataataattataaaaatattatgattattcctttttatatattttttaattggtatataaaaaacttatgagaaaccttgtcttaaattgtcaagcttttttttcaagaataaaaattatatcatacatgaatcgaaaaaactaaaaaagtcaaacattttaaatatctataaataatatttttaaaattattttacgtctattaaaattaaatgctaATACAAATATTCGGTAAATATGTCAAGTCtctacagtttttaaattacaacaaaataagaaaaagatTTAGTAGAAAAGTGGTTTTCcgtaaaaattcacgtttttccctatttatttttctcagtaattttgaaaagtactggaatttttaattttgactccccaaaataccaattatatcaatttttctaCTAATAGTTTACTATTGAAGATCACATCAGTTTACTGCTCTAAACGGAGATGACAACTACAtcagcttaaaaaaaaagtaattttaatattcaaacattcatcgctccactcagaatctcaTATTGTGTAAgcgttttataatatcaaatatatattggtaacaattataatggtttaatataataatattattactcacTAATACCAtccaatcaaaaatataaaattgcttTACAAATCTTGAAATATAACGATATTGACTTGTGTCCAAAAAAAAAGCCAAGGTCATAAgtgtttgataaaattttcgttggtttttttttccaattgatgtcatgttatttattttgacaactgcttgataagaacattcggagaaaaatgatttattttaaagaacCCAGTTAAacgactaatattatttaaggcaCTACGATAATAAGAGGgttgcataaataatttatctattgaggtagtttattatttaaaataggtattataattctGGCTGTCAAACTATGTTttgtgtaagtatatattttgtagacacattctcataaaatatttaggtggatttatttaagtgttaacaaaaataataacacaaatcaGGTTATATACGTTTCTgtttctatatacctacctacctacctatctacctacaCCATAGGTAGGTATGGGTAAATAGTTAGAATACCTTATGTTGACATTCATTTAGCtacctattcatataattataataatatgtgtccaCCTATAACGATGTGTATATGTTGTTAAAGTtacctaccaatattattattgtttttataaaaaataggtacttataactataggtacctaacaatcTAACAATTTCTAATTGATATGGTCTGTAGAATGTAACATTAGTCGATCTTAATTTACCttccttttattttgtattaataaatattaaatagttatgacgtaaagttttaaaatatgttgtaagGGAATATGGAGTGTATGTCGTGTCAAGATTTTTAGACGccagcatgtgttgtctctaTCCAAAGCAGTACAAAAGTttgttagaacattttttttcgctcAAACGACGCATAACGACTTGTTAGAGATTGTTAGACAAATTTTGTACTGCTGAAGATAGAAGtgcaaatgtaaaaaaattctaGCGTCAAAAATAAAGTCTAACAAACTTTGAAATTTGTCAAACAATCTCTAACAAGTCGTTATGCGTCGTTTGATCGTAAAAAAAAGTTCTAACAAACTTTTGTACTGCTGCCGTGAAGTTAGCAGTGCAATAAATGAAAGTGGTCTAGCGTCGAAAATAAAGTCTAACATACTTTGAATGTTGTCTAACAATCTCTAACAACTCACTAACAAATTTGTTAGACTGTTTTAAAAGTTGATTGTTATCATTGCGCTACCATTCAGAGTCCATTCTACACGCCGTAGTTCGTAACTATCCGTCTCCTTACAtgtttattatcatcatatattataccatatgttTATCATACCAAGCGGCTGTACTCTtgtgcctatattatagtattagttatatttaaatacctatgtgaATACTttagaggacgtgatacccacatgtgttgtctccgtcttacaagtgcattacatagcaaattttacgcctAGCAGAACatgtgtagctccgttagtttaaaaattagaccgaattgacctcttataaaatctaaaggtaagattattatctaggtaacctcatgggcttttcaatatattttaaNNNNNNNNNNNNNNNNNNNNNNNNNNNNNNNNNNNNNNNNNNNNNNNNNNTTcggtctaatttttaaaataacagagctacacgtgttctgctgagcgtaaaatttgctatgttacgcacttgtaagacagaaacaacacagcatgtcctcttaatattaatatttaatagacttagacacatttttatcataatcaCTTGAATCATCattcataggtatattaatattcaaacaatCTATGGTAATCATTattgtactaataaaaaataattaataactcatgagtaatgaataggtattatgatttatgaatataattcgtGGCATCGATGTCTTCAAACGGGCGACTAATGAGTAATGTTACCCTTAATATTTATGAGTAacttatcaatacaatatattagtttttatcttcAAACATAAATACCAAGTTCtttgtaaatatatcttattttgtgctgataatattttctatattctgcgaacttataataattattataagcacgGAATAtccgtaaaaaacaaaatattttttctggatTATTATCcagattatatatttctattgaaatattcaaaattaacttaattcatAATTGTGAAAATAAAGGAAAATATGAGTTGTTTTTAGTTGATGTAGAGTCAAATGAGTTTAGTTAAAGTTAAGATAATTAAAACACGAAGTTAATAAgtgaaaattaacttaacttctaacttattaattcattaatgcccagccttggctgaacgtaatttttttcctgatcaaaaagtattaaatttgacaAGTGGTGTCGTGGTGACTATCCAGCATGGCATCATGCTCATGAAATATTTGGGTATTGTGATttgtaaataaagaaatattttaattacttaagtaaaaatacgtaacgaaaattagaaaatttagatttcaatgttttatagtttacatacgatattttaagtaattttcgtGGTACCTATGTTAGatgggttttttatttttaccattacACAAAATTAACGGAGGTATgaactgtatttttaaaacagttgttTCGCCAGCAgctaaataactaataaattactatttactagaGTACTTTGATTGTACATACGCGTCATAGGAACAGTAGAGTATAGAGCAGGTCGAACCTATATTCAAGGTTTAAAATGAAACacgtaattttttatgaaaccaTTTAATATATctcatacctaattataaatgtttagttaaagttaattaattcttttaaacacataaaactttttaatttgcAAAAACCTTTTAGGTACCCAGAGATGGTTAAGTTCTCTTCTAGCTAAACCATCAACAATCATTCCTTTTTCAACTAGATTTCTTCAATATGTCTCCTCTCAGATTCCAGAAGAAGTGCCCGTTACTTCAGCAACTTTTCCTTCccaattttttattgttggttaaaaaggtattatattattaataaaaactttacaGTAGCACAGACAATACGAGTACAGTACATAGTGCCATCTATCTTTCGTTCTGTATTATCACGGAGTtccattaaatttaactatttttgattacttcataaaatgtttaataataaataataatattttggaccGCTACATATAGCATCTACATTATACGTGCCGAGGAAGTCTCGTTCCAACGCCATCTCTGTACATACTGCGCAAAGCTTCCAGCTATAGCGGTCGTAGTGCCTTGGTAAAGTAATGtagatatattacaataaattattgtaaccctaattatttaaaaatattatatatttaaatacaattgtaattaTTCGGCGTATTATTAATTGGCCAACtttgattgtataatgtaagctatatgtatatgtatatgtatatgtaggcCATTGgggtaaacaaattataaaatattattagtgttattagtatttagttattaggtaggtacttattagatttataattcaaactaaatcataattataaataaaatgaattgtattaaataaaataaagataaatgatacattttgccATTaattaataccattgattataaatagtactaggtatttatatttaatggtaATACTTTCTGActaaatcattaaattcatattttaggCTGTCTGCACCTAATGAATTAGTGAAATTATTCGGGgaaattaaaaccatttttatggtttatttattttatatttttaataaataacatttttttcttgtctgcatttgaaataaataaacacattttattttatatttataaacgtcGAACAGCTCAAAGTAACATAATAAAGAAATTCTATACTTACCTACATCAATACGACaatacatactacatacctacatattatattaaaaagagaaaaacaaattacaaaataaagcctataaataaatacatatctaatagatttctataataaataataatacaataatttattgaaagtgtttttattttgacaaaCAACAATCTGCTTTACTGAGTATTACAATATGAAGTTGTGACGAGTGTTGATGGGTAGTGCCACTGGCCAGTGGGCATAGGTGAAGTAGATATATGATAACATCAATCACTATtgaaaggtatttaaaattcataagaaTTATGTGAATGTAATGAtggactttttttaaaatagataggTTGTCAACCAGgcttattaaaacatattatccattatacaacttgtatgtaatatacatattataagatatgcatattgcatacttaatattaattatatatttttaaaatgtgatatacgtacctattggctattacgcATATAAATCATTcaggtatattgtttaatattgagGTATGGATCACGGATGTGTATTAATCATAAttgatatctatataaaattcttaataaaaGATAATGTATTATCGCCTGTTGGTCTTATGATGACTTCGGCGATCtgtaaaaatcaaaacttataAACACGAAAAAAcgtaaatacctataggtaggtacctactaaattatgTACTAAATTGTGAGACCAAACAAAAAAATCCAATATCATCGatttgcgtgtgtgtgtgtgtgtgtgtggggggggggggtcttaTGATTCAAGCCAGTTATCTATGAAATACtggtatagaaaaaataaagtaatggTGGGGGTAatggtatgtttttttaaaaaggatGTGTTACCGAAAATGTGGAGTACAATTATTGGGACAGATCGTACAAATccatacaaattatacatttaagcaTTACAATTTCGATTTTGAGTTGGACTGGTGGTGGTATACTGCGGGTATGACggtgttttttgaaaaacatagtTATCATTTGCCGCCGAACGATAATcgttcaaaatatgaaaatatttgtacgACTACGAATACGAAATAACGTACTAAATCATGGTATAGTCTAATTTTTAACCACGTGTGGGCTTAAATCACATCACTTTGATCCCTTTGAACACTCTTTTGCTTCGATAATGTAAAAACGAGGTCGTACAAATTTGACGTATAGGGCTTCGatcctaaaaaactaaaaaggagGGGGATTGACAGACTTTGGGGGGAGTA
This portion of the Acyrthosiphon pisum isolate AL4f chromosome A1, pea_aphid_22Mar2018_4r6ur, whole genome shotgun sequence genome encodes:
- the LOC107882321 gene encoding uncharacterized protein LOC107882321 gives rise to the protein MTSIGKKNQRKFYQTLMTLAFFLDTSQYRYISRFVKQFYIFDWMVLVSVAAAFTILEGNYRMPFVMELIQYMIVGFYFTSIFVVFIIKKEAIMSNYNCIQTKFIQWSNKRALHSNAAYKRNIKTVKSLSIPLAILSLSIALGPLISTINDIGKLPLDNRAHFVLFWPTIVDTNKLSMYGIIYTLQVIFTIILYISVLSFNLGYMVFLNELITQFEMLLNGINDAFKYKMDKQFQTLFIDCIRHHQIIIKFLDDLKSYFKWMILIEIIVVQVILAILIYNLTKVNASLGYKVKIAGSILFNLLPICFHCHIGEVVLSLHTRLSNHIYNMPWYDMPNKNKQLIVIMLQRTQRDLTLSSALFSSERASRSLISKVIKQVYTILNVLLKT